A window from Leuconostoc mesenteroides subsp. mesenteroides encodes these proteins:
- a CDS encoding CsbD family protein encodes MSVEEKFDNAKDKVAGKAKEVEGKVTGDKSREAQGKAQGLFGKAKDKLSDAAEAVKDSAEDAVDAVKDGVEKLKK; translated from the coding sequence ATGTCAGTTGAAGAAAAGTTTGATAATGCTAAGGACAAGGTTGCTGGTAAAGCAAAAGAAGTTGAAGGCAAAGTTACCGGTGACAAGAGTCGTGAAGCACAAGGTAAGGCACAGGGACTTTTTGGTAAGGCAAAAGATAAATTATCTGATGCTGCCGAAGCCGTTAAGGATTCTGCTGAAGATGCAGTTGATGCTGTCAAAGATGGTGTTGAAAAGTTGAAAAAATAG
- a CDS encoding tyrosine-type recombinase/integrase, translated as MNKMQETTKYSGVFKDLKSGMYFYQTELGIDRITGRRVRKKSRKDLTGRPFKTAISANKELTRVKREYYQANSYANYQMTYREFLEQIYIPAYRTEVETSTFLVRRGALMKFCERFGAKQLRNINIEDVQNYRTYLLTDRDVGGAGYSQAYASLIFGMFRKTLDKAVALRYLEYNVSKRIDAIPKSKAIVPYWTANEFEKVIKQIYVGDFLENLYFVMLWVYFMTGVRVNEGMALYWGDVDLDKKFMRVHHMLFLQSRRNWTRKNYTKTTGGKRTISLDDTTIDILRKWRRRQTQVGLGKDHNFIFTYDGLPMIKSTLSRVIQRYAKAAGVHSIQGKGLRHSHASYLINEFNVSVLVLSKRLGHSGPDITLKNYAHMWVGADSAIVEQMNGNIKVNTAEKTLVKFHGNQSIIGLGKLDSPPTSPPKQ; from the coding sequence ATGAATAAAATGCAAGAAACTACAAAATATAGTGGAGTCTTTAAAGATTTGAAAAGTGGAATGTATTTCTACCAAACAGAACTTGGAATTGACCGAATAACTGGTAGAAGGGTGAGAAAGAAGTCACGTAAAGATTTAACAGGGCGCCCATTTAAAACGGCTATATCTGCAAACAAAGAACTAACACGGGTTAAGAGAGAGTATTACCAAGCTAACAGCTATGCTAATTATCAAATGACGTATCGTGAGTTTTTAGAACAAATATATATTCCTGCATATAGAACGGAAGTTGAAACAAGCACATTTTTAGTTCGTAGAGGGGCGTTAATGAAATTTTGTGAACGTTTTGGCGCTAAACAACTACGAAATATTAATATTGAAGATGTTCAAAATTATCGTACGTACTTATTAACTGATAGGGATGTGGGCGGCGCAGGATATTCGCAAGCGTATGCCAGTTTGATATTTGGAATGTTTCGAAAAACTTTAGATAAAGCAGTTGCTCTGAGATACTTAGAATATAATGTTTCTAAGCGAATTGATGCCATTCCAAAGTCAAAAGCTATTGTTCCTTACTGGACTGCTAACGAATTTGAGAAAGTTATTAAACAAATTTATGTTGGTGATTTTTTAGAAAATCTTTATTTCGTTATGTTATGGGTTTACTTTATGACAGGCGTACGTGTTAATGAAGGTATGGCACTTTACTGGGGCGACGTTGATTTAGACAAGAAGTTTATGCGAGTACATCACATGCTGTTTTTACAATCCCGTAGAAATTGGACACGTAAAAATTATACTAAGACCACAGGTGGAAAACGTACTATTTCTTTAGATGATACAACGATTGACATTCTTAGAAAATGGCGAAGAAGACAAACACAAGTGGGGCTTGGTAAAGACCATAATTTCATTTTCACTTATGATGGCTTGCCTATGATTAAATCAACCTTATCTCGTGTCATCCAACGATACGCAAAAGCTGCAGGTGTGCATTCTATTCAAGGGAAGGGCTTGCGTCATAGTCACGCTTCATACCTCATTAATGAGTTTAATGTTTCAGTTCTAGTTTTATCTAAGCGTCTTGGGCACAGTGGCCCAGATATTACTTTAAAAAACTATGCACATATGTGGGTAGGTGCTGACAGTGCTATCGTAGAGCAAATGAATGGAAATATCAAAGTAAACACTGCTGAAAAGACTTTAGTAAAGTTTCATGGAAATCAATCTATAATTGGTTTGGGTAAACTTGATTCCCCACCAACCTCCCCACCAAAGCAGTGA
- a CDS encoding DUF3173 domain-containing protein, whose amino-acid sequence MKSTICKQDLVQLGYKEHTARSLICQAKAIMVQQGYPFYNNRRLGRVPTKIVESIIGTKLYLNSGVINNDE is encoded by the coding sequence ATGAAATCTACAATTTGTAAACAAGACTTGGTTCAATTAGGGTATAAAGAACATACGGCCCGTAGTTTGATTTGCCAAGCCAAAGCTATTATGGTACAACAGGGTTATCCGTTTTACAACAATCGACGTCTGGGACGTGTCCCGACAAAAATTGTTGAGTCAATTATTGGCACAAAACTTTATTTAAATAGTGGAGTGATTAATAATGATGAATAA
- the recU gene encoding Holliday junction resolvase RecU produces the protein MTINYPVGTHHFKTLKNNTLRTGKTTKKVLFGKRGMGLEDEINLANDYYLANRLAVVHKKPTPITIVKVDYPVRSAAKITEAYFKQASTTDYNGVYQGKYIDFDAKETKNKTSFPLKNFHEHQISHLASILSQGGVGFVIIKFTSLNENYVYPASELIQQWQHLNGKQSISYQEIVDKSFVVPESLNPSLDYLTAVDKMLEALH, from the coding sequence ATGACAATTAATTATCCAGTCGGTACTCATCATTTCAAGACGTTAAAAAATAACACATTGCGTACCGGTAAAACAACTAAAAAAGTATTATTTGGTAAGCGAGGTATGGGGCTGGAAGATGAAATTAATCTTGCAAATGACTATTACCTTGCTAATCGTTTGGCAGTAGTTCATAAAAAACCTACACCAATAACTATCGTAAAAGTTGACTATCCTGTTCGCTCTGCTGCCAAAATTACAGAAGCTTATTTTAAACAAGCTTCTACAACTGATTACAATGGTGTTTATCAAGGAAAGTATATTGACTTTGATGCAAAGGAAACAAAAAATAAAACGTCATTCCCTTTGAAAAATTTTCATGAACATCAAATTTCTCATTTAGCAAGTATTTTGTCCCAAGGTGGCGTTGGGTTTGTTATTATCAAATTTACGAGTTTAAATGAGAATTATGTCTATCCTGCTAGCGAATTAATACAACAGTGGCAACATTTGAATGGCAAACAATCAATTTCTTATCAAGAAATAGTTGATAAGAGTTTTGTTGTGCCTGAAAGTTTAAATCCGAGTTTGGATTATCTTACAGCTGTGGATAAAATGCTTGAAGCATTACATTAA